A single window of Watersipora subatra chromosome 11, tzWatSuba1.1, whole genome shotgun sequence DNA harbors:
- the LOC137408278 gene encoding hepatitis A virus cellular receptor 1-like, whose product MNTSLHIFISTALLCLLQTQLSNAEETISLGSLIKVELNIEDVLPPFLTRIFKAQGLDELLAQKIEGNLGGGNFNLHESAKRKTKPVPTTTAVPTTTAAPTTTAAPTTAAAPTTTAVPTTTAAPTTTAAPTTTAAPTTTAAPTTTAAPTTTAAPTTAAAPTTTAVPTTTAVPTTTAALTTTAASNTTAAPTTTAAPTTASAPTTKAAPATTTLPSTANIQTTTSNQEGVEESTEDPKKELLLELERLLEH is encoded by the exons ATGAATACTTCACTCCACATATTTATTTCAACAGCACTTCTGTGCCTTTTACAGACTCAACTCTCG AATGCTGAAGAAACAATCAGCCTTGGAAGTCTAATAAAAGTTGAGTTGAACATAGAAGATGTATTGCCGCCATTTCTGACCAGG ATTTTCAAAGCTCAAGGGTTGGACGAACTTTTGGCACAAAAAATTGAGGGCAATCTTGGAGGAGGAAATTTTAATTTACACGAATCCGCTAAAAGGAAAACAAAGCCTGTACCAACCACTACAGCTGTACCAACCACTACAGCTGCACCAACCACTACAGCTGCACCAACCACTGCAGCTGCACCAACCACTACAGCTGTACCAACCACTACAGCTGCACCAACCACTACAGCTGCACCAACCACTACAGCTGCACCAACCACTACAGCCGCACCAACCACTACAGCTGCACCAACCACTACAGCTGCACCAACCACTGCAGCTGCACCAACCACTACAGCTGTACCAACCACTACAGCTGTACCAACCACTACAGCTGCGCTAACCACTACAGCTGCATCAAACACCACAGCTGCACCAACCACTACAGCTGCTCCAACTACTGCTTCTGCACCAACCACTAAAGCTGCACCAGCCACTACAACATTGCCATCAACCGCGAACATTCAAACAACCACGTCAAACCAAGAAG GTGTAGAAGAGTCTACAGAAGATCCTAAGAAGGAATTGCTGTTAGAACTGGAAAGGCTGCTTGAGCACTAA